A stretch of the uncultured Desulfobacter sp. genome encodes the following:
- a CDS encoding Rha family transcriptional regulator: MGINMGKQKINITTTGGKLTVSSMMVAEHFEKDHKNVLRTIRQIVSELPANFSDLGQLNFEPSSYINDQNKEQPAMNMTRDGFVLLVMGFTGKRAMEWKLKYIEAFNAMEKAQKDKLYLKAALQIPKESDLTVLLPTGEYGISSWKLAKEIDQPHKALMTKIQYLDVPTLFKAENFIPMVHVEDHGPRVDGYGITLAGLGMMGHIFRSQAARAGQLKGYEQLKAVTASKEIGETVQAQPVQSVIPRFQRADVSEKKMLALKGLISIWAWIENTTVEKLEAELCAYMQIMNLTGITTSSYENAMEYIWSGIQTLQNDFIDLCTEDELQPLRGLFDFMAYYEDRISYDYLFNKFKKEHRLEDFTKVSKKDFQKIIMLAWGTMYAMCLGDKAGCCKASCIHNQL, translated from the coding sequence ATGGGTATTAACATGGGAAAACAAAAAATCAATATTACAACCACTGGCGGAAAACTGACAGTTTCTTCTATGATGGTGGCAGAACATTTCGAGAAAGACCACAAAAATGTGCTGCGCACAATTCGTCAGATTGTATCAGAGCTACCTGCAAACTTTAGTGATTTAGGACAGCTCAATTTTGAGCCGTCCTCATATATTAACGATCAAAATAAAGAACAGCCTGCAATGAACATGACCCGTGACGGTTTTGTTTTGCTTGTCATGGGCTTTACAGGCAAGAGAGCCATGGAGTGGAAACTCAAGTATATTGAGGCATTCAACGCCATGGAAAAGGCTCAGAAAGACAAATTATATTTAAAAGCCGCATTACAAATCCCAAAAGAAAGCGATCTGACAGTTTTATTGCCCACCGGCGAGTACGGCATTTCAAGCTGGAAACTGGCCAAGGAAATTGACCAGCCCCACAAAGCCTTGATGACAAAAATTCAATATTTGGATGTCCCTACCCTATTTAAGGCGGAGAATTTTATTCCAATGGTACATGTGGAAGATCACGGCCCAAGAGTGGACGGGTACGGGATCACTTTGGCCGGCCTTGGCATGATGGGTCATATCTTTCGCAGCCAGGCAGCCAGAGCAGGTCAATTAAAAGGATACGAACAATTGAAGGCTGTAACCGCCTCAAAAGAGATTGGAGAGACTGTTCAAGCCCAGCCGGTTCAAAGTGTGATCCCTCGGTTTCAGCGGGCCGATGTTTCAGAGAAAAAGATGCTTGCGCTTAAAGGTTTAATTTCGATTTGGGCATGGATTGAAAATACCACAGTTGAAAAACTCGAAGCTGAGCTATGTGCCTACATGCAGATAATGAACCTAACGGGCATCACGACCTCAAGCTATGAAAACGCCATGGAATACATCTGGTCAGGGATACAAACACTGCAAAACGACTTTATAGATCTTTGTACTGAGGACGAATTACAGCCGTTAAGGGGCCTGTTTGATTTCATGGCCTATTACGAGGACAGGATAAGCTACGACTATCTATTCAACAAATTCAAAAAAGAACACCGGTTGGAAGATTTCACCAAAGTTTCCAAGAAAGATTTTCAAAAAATCATAATGTTGGCCTGGGGCACCATGTATGCCATGTGCCTCGGCGATAAAGCCGGATGCTGCAAAGCAAGCTGCATCCATAACCAATTATAA
- a CDS encoding TraK family protein: MKPSCKSQYLAIHNEAKALFSKGYSKKTIYDHFIEKDKIHMSYVAWAKIMENHDQRFPFGQKKAPKEKIIRQGQGKLRGKFSHSNDPYPPETDSVVEEKDNEQPFTLIKKSE, encoded by the coding sequence ATGAAACCTTCATGTAAAAGTCAATATCTGGCCATTCATAACGAAGCAAAAGCTTTGTTTTCAAAGGGTTACTCAAAAAAGACCATATACGATCATTTTATCGAAAAAGATAAAATTCATATGTCGTATGTGGCCTGGGCAAAAATTATGGAAAACCACGATCAGAGGTTTCCCTTCGGTCAAAAAAAAGCCCCAAAAGAAAAAATCATCCGTCAAGGTCAAGGCAAATTACGGGGTAAATTTAGCCATTCAAACGATCCTTACCCACCAGAAACAGACTCTGTTGTGGAAGAAAAAGATAATGAACAACCGTTTACTCTCATTAAGAAAAGCGAATAA
- a CDS encoding TraK family protein yields the protein MENGPKPSCKSQYLAIHEETQTLLKQGYTIKAVYDYFFKKGVIHMSYNSWTKILKNYHKPFPFTQKKDEL from the coding sequence ATGGAGAATGGACCTAAGCCCTCATGTAAAAGTCAGTACCTTGCTATCCATGAAGAAACCCAAACACTGCTTAAGCAGGGTTATACAATCAAAGCCGTGTACGATTATTTCTTCAAAAAAGGTGTGATTCATATGTCATATAATTCCTGGACTAAAATATTAAAAAATTACCATAAACCCTTCCCTTTTACACAAAAGAAAGACGAATTATGA
- a CDS encoding transcriptional regulator, with the protein MPAGAQNTFRAMIRCAVGKNHTFVNIGTLASRTNVCYRTIERHIKTLKEAKLITAVKEEINGWTETVYYFLAHPAIVKFRELRSGKAKLEQSKSVEEPKQSQTEKAPEPENSHLELDHACHAADQQNVGNLSDHTFDRLYKNTPPLPHYSESVQDRQEPATWAKIRESIISKDELNLAAKYLPCLVAQIENGSVILSGPNKIALQRIEKHYGQTLKDNFSFFGVKTIVFDVYSEELQRKKDEEQKRQDHLQLQHQKEKQQKILAEKQRQEAELDSLPLKKQFDVVLSQYPRQTGQWQAWMNFKKLVRAGELPKISKLLQIILKNKMSHDWQRDNGRWIPGLSKFLKERRWLDYGEWT; encoded by the coding sequence ATGCCGGCAGGTGCACAAAATACATTTAGAGCAATGATTAGATGTGCGGTTGGTAAGAACCATACATTTGTGAACATAGGCACATTAGCCAGCCGTACAAATGTATGCTATCGGACCATTGAAAGACATATCAAGACCCTCAAAGAAGCCAAGTTGATCACCGCTGTCAAAGAGGAAATTAACGGCTGGACAGAGACCGTGTATTATTTTCTTGCTCATCCTGCAATCGTTAAATTCAGAGAATTACGGTCCGGCAAAGCAAAACTTGAACAGTCAAAGTCGGTTGAAGAACCCAAACAAAGTCAGACAGAAAAGGCTCCAGAACCAGAAAATAGCCACCTGGAGCTTGATCACGCGTGTCATGCTGCGGATCAACAAAATGTCGGCAATTTGTCGGATCATACCTTTGATAGATTATATAAGAATACTCCCCCCCTACCCCACTATTCAGAATCAGTTCAAGACCGCCAGGAGCCTGCCACCTGGGCAAAAATCAGAGAGAGTATTATTTCGAAAGACGAGCTAAATTTAGCGGCCAAGTATCTTCCCTGCCTGGTGGCTCAAATCGAGAACGGCAGTGTAATCCTGTCAGGGCCAAACAAAATAGCATTACAAAGAATCGAAAAACATTACGGTCAAACCCTCAAAGATAATTTTTCTTTTTTTGGCGTTAAAACCATTGTCTTTGATGTCTATTCGGAAGAACTCCAAAGAAAAAAAGATGAAGAACAAAAGCGGCAAGACCATCTACAGCTGCAGCATCAGAAGGAAAAGCAGCAAAAAATTTTGGCTGAAAAACAGCGGCAGGAAGCGGAATTAGATAGCTTACCCCTCAAAAAACAATTCGATGTGGTTTTAAGTCAATACCCCCGACAAACCGGGCAATGGCAAGCCTGGATGAATTTTAAAAAACTTGTTCGGGCCGGAGAACTGCCAAAAATATCAAAACTTTTACAAATCATTTTAAAAAATAAGATGTCCCATGACTGGCAGCGGGATAATGGCCGCTGGATACCGGGACTATCAAAATTTTTGAAAGAAAGAAGATGGTTAGATTATGGAGAATGGACCTAA
- a CDS encoding Bax inhibitor-1/YccA family protein — protein MNTNLSYQQTGVMTRVNAFIRSTYNWMAIGLAATGLTSYFVSESPAMMQAVYGNPIMPWVLFIGLIVMCGFISARIQKMQASTATGLYVGLTVLYGVCLAPIFMIYTQASIASTFFICAATFGAASVYGMITKKDLTSMGQFLMMGLIGIIIAMVVNMFIHSSAMQTIISMIAVVLFTGLTAYDTQKLKSMAVTLPMDATGAMVRKGAILGALSLYLDFMGLFVHLLSLLGVARD, from the coding sequence ATGAACACAAATCTTTCATATCAACAGACCGGGGTAATGACCCGGGTTAATGCGTTTATCAGAAGCACATACAACTGGATGGCCATTGGCCTTGCCGCCACCGGCCTGACTTCATATTTTGTCTCTGAGAGTCCTGCCATGATGCAGGCCGTATACGGAAATCCAATCATGCCTTGGGTGTTATTTATAGGGCTTATTGTCATGTGCGGATTTATCAGTGCCCGGATTCAAAAAATGCAGGCAAGCACGGCCACAGGTCTATATGTGGGTTTGACTGTTCTTTACGGTGTCTGTCTTGCCCCAATTTTTATGATTTATACCCAGGCATCCATTGCCTCAACCTTTTTTATCTGCGCTGCAACCTTTGGTGCCGCAAGCGTTTACGGCATGATAACAAAAAAAGATCTTACCAGTATGGGCCAGTTTTTGATGATGGGTCTGATCGGTATCATTATTGCCATGGTTGTAAATATGTTTATCCATAGCTCGGCTATGCAGACTATTATCTCCATGATTGCGGTTGTTCTGTTCACAGGCCTTACCGCCTATGATACTCAGAAATTGAAATCAATGGCAGTTACCCTTCCCATGGATGCAACCGGCGCCATGGTCCGCAAAGGTGCTATCCTTGGCGCTTTAAGTCTTTACCTTGATTTTATGGGATTATTCGTTCATCTACTCAGCCTGCTTGGCGTGGCAAGGGACTAA
- the glmM gene encoding phosphoglucosamine mutase, which translates to MGQLFGTDGIRGRANAYPMTCELAMKTGQAVGILTQKSSNRCVIIGRDTRISGQMLESALAAGIASVGIDVMIAGVIPTPAVAYLSSAIESCGAGIMISASHNPYYDNGIKIFKKGGIKLSDDQEADLEKMILGPSIDLSSKIGVISSANDAQTQYTQFLVKKFNFQNIPKKLKLVIDTANGAASFCAPQVFNSEIFDVSFSHNQPNGTNINEECGSQHTQDLSDQVKKKNADLGLAFDGDADRLIAVDETGRQITGDTLLAVLAGFAKQTGKLGNNIVVSTVMSNVGFGNALTQLGIAHEITGVGDRKVLERMKKTGALLGGEDSGHIIFLDEQTTGDGLLSALKLIEVILETQTPLSELAEIMTVYPQVLINVEVDASRPDFMKVPMIAETIKEVESQLGNQGRVLVRYSGTQPLLRVMVEGPEENLTRQCCEKICEAIGKCL; encoded by the coding sequence ATGGGACAGTTGTTTGGAACAGATGGTATACGGGGCAGGGCAAACGCCTATCCCATGACATGCGAGTTGGCCATGAAAACAGGCCAGGCTGTGGGCATTTTAACGCAAAAGTCTTCCAATAGATGCGTAATCATCGGACGGGATACCAGGATTTCGGGACAAATGCTTGAATCCGCACTTGCTGCAGGGATTGCTTCGGTCGGTATTGATGTAATGATAGCCGGTGTTATTCCCACCCCCGCAGTGGCGTATCTGAGCAGTGCCATTGAATCCTGCGGCGCCGGTATTATGATCTCGGCCTCCCATAATCCCTATTATGATAACGGCATTAAAATTTTCAAAAAGGGTGGCATTAAATTGTCCGATGACCAGGAGGCTGACCTTGAAAAAATGATTCTTGGCCCGTCCATTGATCTGTCTTCTAAAATTGGTGTCATCTCATCTGCCAATGACGCCCAAACTCAGTATACCCAGTTTCTGGTTAAAAAGTTTAATTTTCAAAACATCCCCAAAAAACTCAAATTGGTTATTGATACGGCCAATGGCGCGGCCAGTTTTTGTGCCCCCCAGGTGTTTAATTCTGAGATTTTTGATGTAAGTTTTAGCCACAACCAGCCAAACGGCACTAACATCAATGAAGAATGCGGCTCCCAGCATACCCAAGATTTAAGTGATCAGGTAAAAAAAAAGAACGCAGATCTTGGCCTTGCCTTTGACGGTGATGCCGATCGTTTGATTGCCGTGGATGAAACAGGCCGGCAGATAACCGGAGATACCTTGCTGGCTGTTCTGGCGGGATTTGCAAAACAAACCGGAAAACTTGGTAATAATATTGTTGTCAGTACAGTCATGAGCAATGTGGGGTTTGGCAATGCACTGACTCAATTGGGTATTGCGCATGAAATAACCGGTGTTGGGGATAGGAAGGTATTGGAGCGCATGAAAAAAACCGGTGCTCTGTTGGGCGGAGAGGATTCGGGTCACATTATTTTTCTGGATGAACAGACCACAGGCGATGGGTTATTATCGGCATTAAAGCTCATCGAGGTGATACTGGAGACCCAAACGCCATTATCCGAACTTGCTGAAATTATGACTGTTTACCCCCAGGTCTTAATCAATGTTGAAGTGGACGCATCCAGGCCCGATTTTATGAAAGTCCCCATGATTGCAGAGACCATTAAAGAAGTTGAATCACAACTCGGCAACCAGGGTAGGGTGCTTGTGCGGTATTCCGGGACACAACCCTTGCTCAGGGTAATGGTTGAAGGTCCTGAAGAAAATTTAACCCGTCAATGCTGTGAGAAGATCTGCGAGGCCATAGGAAAGTGCTTATAA
- a CDS encoding protein GlmU: MNLKKIEALLQKGVNIPNPATVFIGEDVDIDRISPDGVTLYSGTKLTGAQTLIMPGTVLGYEAPVTVENCLMGPGTKLHGGYFQDSVFMGDNVFGSAGHVRKGCILEEQANAAHTVGLKQTILFPFVTLGSLINFCDCLMTGGTSRKDHSEVGSSFIHFNYTPNQDKATPSMMGNVHQGVMLNQRPVFLGGQGGLVGPVRIAFGCISAAGSIIRNSELRCDRLIMGGTMRSASVQWRPGIYTRPDRILNENIYYISGLYALKAWYHFIRKLFTWDWMSQNLVSGLQKNIDICIQERIKRLDAFGDTLKQSKNILLQRGKGQGSQSVNTHNLVLEKLSQASSIFDQAENDLETPGPDGEKFIQYIETKSLHSKKDYVGFIQKLDESITIMGSAWLKGIEDSIVDAFGLDD; this comes from the coding sequence ATGAATTTAAAAAAAATTGAGGCCCTGTTACAAAAAGGGGTAAACATCCCAAATCCTGCCACTGTGTTTATCGGTGAGGACGTTGATATTGACCGCATATCTCCGGATGGTGTAACGCTTTATTCCGGGACCAAGCTGACCGGCGCACAAACCCTGATCATGCCGGGAACGGTTCTTGGTTACGAAGCGCCGGTGACAGTCGAAAATTGTCTTATGGGGCCGGGCACAAAGCTGCACGGTGGATATTTTCAGGATTCCGTGTTCATGGGAGATAATGTTTTTGGTTCAGCTGGGCATGTGCGAAAAGGCTGTATTCTTGAAGAACAGGCCAACGCTGCCCATACAGTGGGACTTAAACAGACCATTCTTTTCCCCTTTGTCACGTTAGGCAGCTTGATCAATTTCTGCGATTGTCTCATGACCGGCGGCACTAGCCGAAAAGATCATTCCGAAGTAGGTTCATCTTTTATCCACTTCAATTATACACCGAATCAGGACAAGGCAACGCCGTCCATGATGGGCAATGTCCATCAGGGCGTGATGCTCAACCAGCGGCCGGTATTCCTTGGGGGCCAGGGCGGACTTGTGGGACCGGTCAGAATTGCTTTTGGATGTATTAGTGCCGCAGGGTCCATTATCCGGAACAGTGAACTGCGGTGCGACCGTTTGATCATGGGCGGGACAATGAGAAGTGCTTCGGTTCAATGGCGTCCGGGTATATATACCCGGCCCGACAGAATTCTAAATGAAAACATCTACTATATTTCTGGGCTGTATGCTTTGAAGGCCTGGTATCATTTCATTCGTAAGCTTTTTACCTGGGACTGGATGTCCCAGAATCTTGTATCAGGGCTGCAAAAGAATATTGATATCTGTATTCAGGAGCGTATAAAACGGCTGGATGCATTTGGAGATACGCTTAAACAATCAAAAAATATTTTGCTCCAAAGGGGAAAAGGGCAGGGCAGTCAGTCGGTTAATACCCATAACTTGGTTTTGGAAAAACTCTCCCAAGCGTCATCGATATTTGATCAGGCTGAAAATGATCTTGAAACGCCTGGGCCGGATGGAGAAAAATTTATACAGTACATTGAGACCAAAAGCCTTCATAGCAAAAAAGATTACGTTGGATTCATTCAAAAGCTTGACGAATCAATTACGATCATGGGATCGGCTTGGCTCAAAGGTATTGAAGACAGTATCGTTGATGCGTTTGGATTGGACGATTAA
- a CDS encoding glucose-6-phosphate isomerase, with translation MSPAGLLYPDDSSIKNLHAKLTQASQDLNRPDHHLRKLLDRPGRFFDFSIGIDGFLMDFSRQRLDKNALALLREAQVLSSALEKFRAMTQGEIVNPTENRAALHTAARGSGPSPLLFKEIDVKQQMQQVNKKIEQFCQSVHEGKICSASGKPFTQAVVIGIGGSYLGCEFVYQALADSDRKMDLLFLPNVDIDNFARVIEAIDKETTLWIVISKSYTTTETMANLNQVSTWLKDQRIRPEDHLVTITAKGSPGDDPDTPVLESFYMFDFIGGRYSVSSAVGGLPLSLALGYDIFQRFLDGCRIMDTHVLESLPENNIALTAALISIWNTLYMGYPAQAIIPYASRLARLSPHVQQLYMESLGKSVSPKGQILSQPAGTIIFGEPGTNAQHSFFQLAHQGKAFPIDFIGVKSPGYSGLQAMSKGVSNHQELWANLLAQAGALALGRSGEDPARNFDGNRPSTIITIDNLNPESVGMLLSFYEARTVLEGFILGVNPFDQFGVELGKVMAGDIRKEMAAKNQDPSYTFACKSQTDNFYLDLLFR, from the coding sequence ATGAGCCCGGCTGGTTTGCTGTATCCAGATGATTCTTCCATTAAAAACCTTCATGCAAAACTAACACAAGCGTCCCAGGATCTTAATAGACCGGATCACCATTTGCGCAAGCTTTTAGATCGCCCGGGACGGTTTTTTGATTTTAGTATCGGCATTGACGGCTTTTTAATGGATTTTTCACGTCAGCGGCTTGATAAAAATGCCTTAGCTTTGCTGCGTGAAGCCCAAGTCTTGTCCAGTGCACTTGAAAAATTTAGAGCAATGACCCAGGGAGAAATCGTAAATCCAACTGAAAACCGGGCGGCACTTCATACAGCGGCCCGGGGTTCAGGGCCTTCCCCTCTTTTATTTAAAGAAATTGACGTTAAACAGCAGATGCAACAAGTTAATAAAAAAATAGAGCAATTCTGCCAATCAGTTCATGAGGGCAAAATCTGCTCGGCATCCGGCAAACCATTTACACAGGCCGTTGTCATTGGTATAGGCGGATCATATCTTGGGTGTGAGTTTGTTTACCAGGCCCTGGCAGATTCTGATAGAAAAATGGATCTTTTATTTTTGCCCAACGTGGATATTGATAATTTTGCCCGGGTCATTGAAGCCATTGACAAAGAGACCACCCTGTGGATTGTCATTTCAAAATCCTATACCACCACAGAAACCATGGCCAACCTCAATCAGGTCAGCACATGGCTAAAAGACCAGAGAATCCGCCCCGAAGATCACCTGGTCACCATCACGGCTAAGGGAAGTCCGGGTGACGATCCCGATACACCGGTGCTTGAATCCTTTTATATGTTTGATTTCATTGGCGGCAGGTATTCGGTATCCTCGGCAGTGGGCGGGCTGCCTTTGAGTCTGGCGCTTGGCTATGACATTTTTCAACGCTTTCTGGACGGCTGCAGAATAATGGACACCCATGTACTGGAAAGTCTCCCGGAAAACAATATCGCCCTAACCGCGGCCCTGATTTCCATTTGGAACACCCTGTACATGGGATATCCGGCCCAGGCCATTATTCCCTATGCATCAAGGTTGGCTCGGCTCAGCCCCCATGTCCAGCAGCTTTATATGGAAAGCCTGGGCAAGTCCGTCTCCCCAAAAGGACAGATCTTAAGCCAACCGGCCGGGACTATAATTTTTGGAGAACCCGGCACCAATGCCCAGCACTCGTTTTTTCAACTCGCCCACCAGGGAAAAGCCTTTCCCATTGATTTTATCGGCGTAAAATCGCCTGGCTATTCAGGGCTTCAGGCAATGTCTAAAGGGGTGAGCAATCACCAAGAACTGTGGGCTAATCTTTTGGCCCAGGCCGGAGCACTTGCCCTAGGCCGAAGCGGTGAAGACCCAGCCAGAAATTTTGACGGTAACCGGCCCTCAACAATAATAACTATTGATAATTTAAACCCCGAAAGTGTTGGTATGCTGCTCTCCTTTTACGAAGCCAGAACCGTACTTGAAGGTTTTATTCTCGGGGTAAACCCCTTTGACCAGTTTGGTGTGGAACTGGGCAAGGTCATGGCCGGAGATATTCGAAAGGAAATGGCAGCAAAAAATCAGGATCCCTCATATACCTTTGCCTGTAAATCACAAACGGATAATTTCTACCTGGATCTGTTGTTCCGGTAA
- a CDS encoding beta-ketoacyl-ACP synthase III: MKKSIIRGSGFFVPPHIVTNQDLTEFMDTSDEWIRQRTGIHQRHWVTEEDICGASDLGTHAARMALEKAGWCPKDLDFIIFATLSPDIMFPGGGCLLARNLELNATPALDIRQQCTGFLYGFATADSYIKSGLASKILLVGAEVHSTGLDKSTRGRDVTVIFGDGAAALCIEAVDTDDNVGLIASALHADGHFAEALKTELPASNLIKRLPDGISTDDPRYFPFMDGPAIFKKAVRMLPKVTKEVLEKAGMELSDVDLIIPHQANKRINQAFGQFLKLPEDKIFHNIEKYGNTTAASIPLALHEAIEIGRIGKSGDVVLFTGLGAGLTWGASLYKFP; this comes from the coding sequence ATGAAAAAATCAATTATCAGGGGCTCAGGCTTCTTTGTACCACCCCATATTGTCACTAATCAGGATCTGACTGAATTCATGGATACTTCAGATGAATGGATCCGACAGCGAACCGGCATCCACCAGCGACACTGGGTCACTGAAGAAGATATTTGTGGTGCATCGGACTTAGGCACCCATGCCGCCCGCATGGCACTTGAAAAAGCGGGTTGGTGTCCCAAAGATCTGGATTTTATCATTTTTGCCACTTTAAGTCCGGATATTATGTTCCCAGGAGGCGGTTGTCTTCTTGCTCGAAATCTTGAGCTGAACGCCACGCCTGCCCTTGATATACGCCAGCAATGCACCGGATTTTTGTACGGATTTGCGACAGCGGATTCCTATATCAAATCAGGGCTCGCCTCAAAAATTCTTTTGGTCGGTGCCGAAGTCCATTCAACAGGACTTGACAAATCCACCCGGGGACGAGATGTCACGGTGATTTTCGGCGATGGTGCCGCAGCCTTATGTATTGAAGCGGTGGATACAGATGACAATGTAGGCCTGATTGCATCGGCCTTGCATGCAGACGGCCACTTTGCAGAGGCCTTAAAAACCGAACTGCCTGCCTCCAATCTTATAAAACGGTTGCCTGATGGTATTTCCACTGATGATCCCCGATATTTCCCGTTCATGGACGGTCCTGCCATATTTAAAAAAGCTGTGCGCATGTTGCCCAAAGTAACCAAGGAGGTATTGGAAAAAGCAGGCATGGAATTGTCTGATGTTGATTTGATCATACCCCACCAGGCCAATAAGCGCATTAACCAAGCCTTTGGCCAATTTCTCAAATTGCCCGAAGATAAAATTTTCCATAATATTGAAAAATACGGCAACACCACGGCCGCCAGCATCCCTTTAGCACTTCATGAAGCCATTGAAATCGGTCGTATCGGAAAATCCGGAGATGTTGTCCTTTTTACCGGTCTTGGTGCAGGGCTCACCTGGGGGGCTTCCCTCTATAAATTCCCCTGA